The window TAGTGCACATTTAATCGAAATATTGCTAAACAAGTTGTTGCCAGTACCGATCCTAAGATTCTAAAGGCTTAATGACAAATTAGCAAATGGAGGctctaataaataaataaagtaaaaaaaaaacaattctataaaaaaaatacttagaAATGACACATTTTTATTACACTTAAcatgttttattttctaaaaatagtATACCGACACAAAGTGCTCGGTAATTGTGTCGGAAATTCCTACAATTTGTGTGTCGGCGATGGTGTTGGTAAGACCGACAAAAGTCACCAACTAAAAATTGGTCGGCAACACCTACACATATCACCGATACATTTTTATCGGTGATATCACCGACCCAGCAAAAAAATCTGTCGTAATCGGTTACCTAGGAGGTCAACGCCGACACAGTGGATTTTGTCGGTCTTCCGTCGGTGATGATGATCACCGACACATTTTTCGTTATCACCGACAGAATTTTCCGTCGGTGATAgcgttttttcttgtagtgacaaTAGATCTAATATCGTTAAAAAAACAATAGatctaataaaaacatcaaatttcatataaaaaatattttattttgcattAAATATTCAGTTGCTCATACAAAACATTATCTACGATTTCTAGATGTAAAATCACTAAAAACAGTGTCTACATCAATATGCTCTAACATATTTATcttaatacataaaattactAAATCATTTAACCTTTCTCGTGATGTTGATGATTTCAAatagtttttcaataattttaacttCGAAAAAAATTCTTTCAGCGGATATAACGGTCACTGACATAATTAGAAAGATTcaaaaagtaattgaatatctatTTTTTGACAAACtcaataatttcaaatactgaCATCAacaattttgacaaaataatttGCAACACTTTCATTTCTGAAAAAAACATCATCTACATCAACATgtgaaaaaatattataaaaaaatataatcatAAATTTGTATGTTGTGATTGTTTAggcataaaaattatatttattatcatttcattttttgagaatttaatttctctatttttatatataaaaaaaaacaacccTCCCTCCCTTGTGCCTACACGTGTATTGCGATTTGTTTAGATCTAAAACCGTAACCTTTGCATCTTGTCGGGAATAGGATTTCTGACACTAAGATTAGGGCAGAAAAGATATTAGGAGAAGAGAAGAATAGAGGAAGAAGAGAGAATGTTAGAGAGAGGTTGagataaaagaaaagagagaataGAGAAGAAtttagaagaaagaaagaaaaatttcaTTAAACAATTGGATAATCAATTGGTATAGAGTGATTCTCTTAAATAGgggaaaaaggaaaaggaaagtgTAGCTAGACTCCTAAATTTATGGCTCTAATAATTCTATCTTACCTTAAATTATCCTATTAATTCTAACCTACCTTGaatcaaaatagaaaatataatctaccttaaataaaaataggaaATATAGCAATCCACTCTAAATAGACATAATTCAAATAATCGTAACACATcttttaagatttaattttCGTATATTTTTCttgaaaaaatattatttttgggctTCTTCCTTTCTTGAGCTTGGAAAGGCGCCCCTGCTACCCCATACCAAGGACAGCCTGGTTTTtgcaaatataaatataaagaaaatgaatttgTATGTTAGTTTTGGAAATTGTTACTTGCATTTTGGTTAAAGGTCCAACTAGTTATATAGTTGAAAagctttttaaataattttgcaGCTAATTACAAGTGTTTCTCTATGagatattaatataagatatatgattgaactttaactatcagttcgagtttttagttcaattggttttaCGACATGGTATCAGTCTATATATTTTCTATTGACATCTGATGCCATCTAAGCACATACACAAACATTATTGAAGGATAAACTATTtccaaacattaaattaaataagactATTTCTTTACCATAGCAGTGTTGCCTATGTAAGCACAATCTCCATCAAATTTTCTTCAAAAGTCTGAAATATGTTTGTTTGAGCTGAAGTGCCTTATTGCTCCAGTATATAGCACCCAATCATTTTTATTCTCCATTAAGTTTGCCTAATCAGACATGTTCATGGGTCGGGCTGGGTCGGGTCCATCGGGCTTTTAGCTAAAAATGCTCagtccaagcccagcccaaCCATTTGTTAATTTAGGCGGGTTCGGgttcaaaaatcaaatctcaaatcTCAAACCTAACCCATACaagcccacctaaatatatttgtataatttttaattataaaaaattaaagttatataaaaataaatattaatatataattttattaattaatattaatagacgggTCAGACCGGACTGGACTGGGTCCGtgctatttttttataaatcccaACCCCGTCCAAAAAAGAGACGGGCTTTAACGGGCTTGGACCTAACGATAAATTTTCATATCCAAACTCGACTCAAGGAACACGGGTCTGGACGGATACCCGGACCCGTGAACAGGTCTACTAGTCACTACTGTAACAACGATCTCCTGATTTTCCAAGAGGTTTGTCAGTGGTGTAGCTTGTACATTTGGTTTTTGAGTTGTATTAGTTTGGTTCTTCCTATGGTAACATTGGTACACCTTATGCCCAATTTTCCCACAGAAGTAACAACTAATTGCATCTTTTGTATCTTCTCATTGGTATTCTTGAAGACTTATTTGGACGACCACCCTTTTGATATTTCTTGCCTTTCTAGGAACATCAATAGTTTCAATAATGTTAGCATCAACAGAATTAGAAGGTAAAGTTATAGGTTTATCTTTCATCCGATTAGCTTCTTCTATTCGCATGTGATTGATGAACTCTTGGAGCGTAAAGTCTTTTTTTTCTTATGTTTGAAGTGATTTCTCCAATGAGGATCTGAGATGACCTCgtttttaaaaagaaaacaaaaactatTACTTTTAAAGGAATGTTGAATCTTATGTTTCATTACTTCTGTAAGTCACTGGCTTTTTTAGCTTTTTTTAACCTAAGTAATGCAAagcttaatttttaaaatactaCTAGTTTGatcagaaattattataatcaAACTGAAACATGATAGATGATGAATCCATAGAGCTTATTAAGTTACAGTTAGAAAAAATACAATTGCAATTTATATAAAAGAAGTCTCTTGTAAACATCAGGGTGTAGGTGAAACTGCTTtctaacttttatatatatatatataaaagaagcTGCTTTATAACTAAGCTACTTTTTTTACTACATCATCTGATCTGACCAACCCGAGTTATTTGATTGAACCAAATGACCAATAACTCAAATATAAATCCGGCTGAATATCTTGTCCAATTCTGAACACATTTTTAAATACGAGCTTCTAACAAACTGAGACAGCTCAAGAAGGTGTTTAAAATATAATGAAAACTGAATCATCACTTTAAAACATTTACATAGCATTTGACAATTGATCTATCTATTTGTAAGCATTAGTATAGACAATAACACTAGAAAGAACACCAAACTGGACTAGAAATGAATCATCACTTTCCCTATTCACAATTTCAACAAAAACAAATTCAGTTTCCTCTAATCATTCacataatgaaaataaattcaACCCAAATTTAATAAACTTTTCAATCTCCTTATAAAGAACTCAGTTCCTTGAAGTACAAATTACATTCATTGAATGATGATGAGAAACATAAACACTAGTTTTTTGGATTCCTTCCCAGAAAATTGAGGAATCAATCATACATCATAGGTGCTCATCTACCGTTATATACAAACCACTTGTCGATGAGCTCTATATATACATACGTGTGGATATCATTATgttaatttcttttcttttcttaagcAGAGAAAATTACGTCAATCAAACATCTCTTACCTTAAGCCTCACTTCCGACTTGGGTGATTTAACCGACTTGGGGGATTTAATCGGGCTTCCTGGAGTAGAGCTGAACTTGCGAACCAACACCTTGAAGCACGGCAAAAATATTACATACAGACCAGCCAAAATAACAGGAGCCGCCACAAACCATCCCATCAACTGCGAAAAGGTTGCATTCATTGTTTTCAACAAGCATCAAGGTATTCTTTTCAGCAAACAAAATTAACAACTTTGTGCAGTGATGTGATGCGAAAAACACACACGCTTGaatatgtaaaatatatgataaGAGCAAGCAAAATGAACTTAAAAGGCATCAATTCAGGTACATACCGCATGGGCAATGCTTAATAAGACTTCATCTGAAGCGTGACCAGTCAGAACCTTCTTTAAAGCATCAGATGTCAATGGAAAATGCGACCCACCAGTGATGAATTCACCAAAGCGCAAGAAGGGTATTATAAGACTTAAaaggaaaaacatgaaatcaaTTATAAAAATGATTAGCCAACCCATagtaaaatcaaaattaagttatcAAAGTTAAAAGTAAATGCAAAATAATGAAGAAGAAAGCAAAAATACCTCAACTCTATGGGCGTTGCAACAAGATTAGCTAACATTACAGTTGGAGCATGACAGAAAGACCCAAGCAATGCAATAGCCACCCCACATAGCAAGACAGTAACTCCTGAAAATGACAACATTAGTTCAAGAAAGAAGTCCAATTTATTTCGTCTTATCTTCTCTAAACATTAAAAATTCGATAGCAGAAGCCACAGATAATTGCAGCTGGCATGTATTTAATAGGTATTATTAGCCAACCCATGAAAATAGTTAATAGACTCACTTAATCTAAACAGCCAAAATGTTATAAAGAAAATATGGAAACCCCACATAATGAGAAGGGTAAAGTACAACAGAAAATACTTGTGGTTTGCCTGATTTGTAAACTCAGTCCCGTGATTTAAAACTTCGCAAACACAAGTCTGTAGTTTATGCAGGTTGCTGTTAAAGGATCTGTGAGTCAATCTGTCGGTTGAAAAATACTTGTTTATTTAATTTGCTAAATCAGGCCTTATATATAAGGTAATTTGCAAAATCGGTCATTATACATTCTCCAGATTGCTGCCTTTTGGAGTAAATAACCACGATAACATTTTTTGACGGAGAGTTTGCAAACTGCACAAACCAAGTACAtgtgtttgcaaacttttaaaccacgggaCTGAGTTTGCAACTCGGACAATCCACAGgtgtttttttattctttaccctAATCAGAAGCATAAAACTATGATTACAAATTGAATTACAGCAATCGTCAGTGTCTTCTAGGATGTTTCTGCTTATTTATCGCATAGCTgaataatatatttactttcCGTTGCACaataaaaaaagggcggcccggtgcacgaCGCGTCCCTGCTAAGCGaaggtccggggaggggtcccaccaaaAGGTGTATTGGGGCccccctgccaattttttgggcaagaggccgctcctaagactcgaaatCACTTTATATTACATTATTAAGAATCTGTAAAATCACTAATCCTATAGTTCAATAATATATTTACTTCCAGTGGCACAATACCTAAATAAAAACATAATCAATTATTATGAATCTGTAAAATCACTAGTCCCCTTTTTCCCTGACACGATATTTACAGTCACACAATACCAAAATTGACTGCACATAGGAGTGACTATAACCAGACAGGTTAAACCCTGAACAGAACCTGAACTATGCTAGAACCATGTTAAGCCATTTGGTTCAGGTTCCATATTTTAGCCCGCTGAAACTGGCAGTTCTGGTTTAGACTTCTGAGTCTGGTTTTGAACCGTGATATttagaaattaattaaataaaaatgaaatattattttgaagatgaattctaaaatttatattactATTAAAACTCtacttaataaataaatagttgaGACTAATTTTATTTCATGATATTAAAAATTGATTGATAAGTTCATAATAATATTACACTGAAttataaacttataattatgataataatttttgcataaattgaattttgtaaattaaaaaCAAGTTAATATTATCCATAATAACATAAAGTTTAGTTGCGGAGAAGTAATAAATTTAGTGAAACTCAATCttctttatcacttaaattATTGTAATCAATGATTGAACTCAACTCTATATGTACTGTAGGCATCAAATTTTTCTAAAAGATTAAGTTCATgccatttttattctaaaaaattttgTTTTCTAAACTAAACATTTTACAAAAAAAGGTGTGGTTTGGTCGATTTGCAAGGACGcacctgtggtttaaaagtttacaaacaaGTGTTTTTGACTCAGAGATTGACTCACAGCTGCAAATTACACAAACATAGACCagagtttgcaaacttttaaaacCACCGATCTGCATTTGCAAATCAGCCAAACTGCAAACTTTCTTTTTTTGTACTTTCccctaaaataaattaatttttcaattaagATTCAGCACCATAAGAAAACCAGAACTAACAATTCATGAACCGTCCTTTTGGCAGCTCGGCTCCGGTTTCTGGTTCCAAAATTTTTCTAACCTGACCCAACAGTTCATGAACCGTAACCAGGCCTAACTGTATTATGCAACTTTCAGCCAATACCTTTTTCTAGTTATTCACCTTGCAATTCAAGCTACTGCCTGCAACATACAGCACAAAATCTCACCCAATCATACATATGACCACTGTCTCTCAACTTTGCAAAACAGCCATTACACAAAGAATAGCCTTGCAAAATGAACTGAATAGATCGGTTTGCAATTAAGCCAGCAGATTTCAAAAGACAGAATCTCAAATATAGTCAGTTTCAGCAACAAATGAAGACGGAAAATCCTAGAGTAAATAGGGACTTCAAGAATAATCACAATTCATGCTAGAAGATGCAGATAGAAATCTAGTTGAGTACATAcagttttcattttctttttacaGTAAACACAACTAAGTATCTGGAAAAGTTAACTCTTTTACCCAAGAGCTTTCTTTACAACTAACTTGGTCTGGTCACATCAAGATACTCAATAGCTCATTTAGCTACTCcaattaagaaataaaatatcttctAGAGCAAATGATTTCTTAAAGTTGCTTCAAAGTCCAAACAGAATCACATAAAAAAGAATAACTACTTTGAACAGGCTATTTTATTTAACCAGTAATGAATGAATATTCCTAAGCATATGGATATTTTCTAGACATCAAATTGTGTTATTATCATAGACTCAGTATGGTTATCAAATTTATAGAAGACATCCAGGGAGGATAACTTTTGCACCTACAACATGccagaattttttttgtctttccttGTTTATCATGAAAAATGTTATGATACAGAACCTAGACTTTTACCCATACACTATAACTTACTTTTTTAAGGCACTTAAAGCCTAAAAGTTACTCTCAGGAAGTGTCTACTTTCTTGCTAAGTTTATTCAAAGACTTCCAGCTATGGAAGTCCAAAGAAGCCGAGTTTAACTAAATAGCAAAGAAGCAAGCTCGCGAAAATGAACCAAAATTACAGCGAGGAGTAGCTTAATTATGTGAAAAGAAAGCCCATGGTTGCACATATCATGGAAACATAGATCGCTCGCATCAATGGCatagaagaaaggaaaggaactGATCAAAGTTCAAAGTGGCAATAATCATTAATGTCCAACATACAAGCACAGGGGGCTACCAAATTAAACTTCAATTCCAAAGGCAAACTTTTATGTTTGATAACTCAtttaatcacttaaattaaaatgttaagcacttgTGTGTTTGATAAAGGTTATTTTTCCACCACTTAAGTTAGTCAATTAAGttaaaatcacttattttgataagtcaaaatatttaacttaacactTTAAGTTAAACATTTTCAACTAAAATTTTACATCATATAatagcacttataatattcaacacttaattttcagttttatagAAAATCTTAGCACATGCTGGTCCTCTGACTAGAATCCCACTTTCCCCAATCTTTTATTCCTTTTGATATGCTAGTTCATCTTCCTTTACCAAGGATTCCTACGGAAATTACACCATGACTTAGTTCTCTAGCCCTGATTCCTACTTCTAATTTCCTTCCTTCAGTTTGGGAACTCAATGCCAATTTCCAATTCAACTCTTTAATCTAAAAAAAGAGTGAGATATATAAGATAGAGGGTTATAATGGTTTTAATATATCGTGATTCAAATAGCAATTATAAAGCGAATAAAAAAGTTTAAACCTATGCAATGAAACTTCAAACTACCACGTGAGTTAAGTGCAACTGCTGCTATCACTCCTATAGACTAAATCTAGCCAATTTTCAATGTTTAAGTCTCCTGAAGCTAGTTACTCATCCAACATGACCACAATCAAGAGAGTTTCTATTCGTACAATGCAACTTAATACAGAGCTCCATGGGTAACAAAATCATTCAGTGATATGTCTGTGTAACTAGTCCACCACCcagaagagaagagaaaggaAATAAATGTATAGTCAGTTCAGTAGTTCTAACCTTAGCAACATGTATTTCAAActgtttaattgattttaaggTTAATAAAATACAACTAATTAAGAAACTTCATACCACATATAGGAAATATTCCCATAGTAATTCCAAGGGCTGCAGAGAAAGCCAATTGTTTAGGTTCTGTACCCCTGCaaagaggaaaaagaaaagcacATACTAATAAATCCACAACTTccttaataaaataaatcacaatTAGCAGCCACCAacatataaaaaagaataaaaccCAACCTTGTAAAGCATCACCTGACCAGCAAGTGATAGAATAAATAATAGAACAGACTTTCTAATTGACCTAGGACTTAATATTGAAAAGATTAGAAAGTGACAGATAGTTCTACACGGGGTAGAAAAATCTTAATAATTTCTTTTAGCTTTATGATTGATCCTTTGAAGAAAATTCAAATCAAGTCAaccaaaaacaacaacaacaaagctttAGTCACGAAATAAATTCTCTTCTTCCACTCAGTCCTATCCGCTGCCATATTTTCCTAAATCCCCattaaactcatatcactctcaatcACCATCTtcaatcaccctcttccaagttagatgtaacccctactttcgTTCTAATTATTTCATTCCTCAACAGAttctttctcgtatgaccacacattcATTGCAACATAGTCATCAAGTCAaccaaaaacaaattaaaaaaaaggttGAGATATATAACAATATCCAGAACTCAGAAGAACCACGACCCCTTAAAATGAATaaagtcctttttttttggaacatatgatttcaaaaacaaaatgtATAATTCAAATTGAACTAAACCAAAGAACTACCTCGATAATTAAGAAGCTGACGAGACATAAGTTCAAGGACAGTCAAATCGAGTAAGAAAATCCACACTCAAACACTTGAAATGCAtacatcaaaatcaaaatcaataaatagATCGAAGGAACAGGAAGACGAAATAACTAAAACCTGCTGAGAATAAGGTAGAGAGGATCGAGGATCTTAGTCTTAAACCAAGAACTCAACCCAATCACAGATACAGGCATTCTCTTCGCTCTCTTCAAAAGAAATTCAAGCAACTTCCCCGGTTTACTAATTCCCTCTCTCCAACCCTTCTTTGAAACTCAAATTTCAATCAGAAACGAATCAATTCGGGATCCAATTCAAAAAAGGACAGAACCCATAAACTATTCCAATTGAATGTGTCTGCTTGATTGCGTCCTCAACACAGACAGAGATCAGAGATTCCTTTCTCGGGTTCAGAAAAAAGCACGAGGAAGGAAAGGAAAAGCAGTTTGGAAGTTATTCTGTGGTGTTGCAGATAAGGAAAGAAAGAAGTATGATTAGAGCACGCAGAGAGGACGGTTTCGCCTCTTTCTCCTTCAATACTCGCTACCGATGGAAGATATGGTTAACGTGGCGTACCAATTCTGGCACAGGATTTTAATTTTATCTAGGCAAAAAGTATCATTaggcccttgatctttcattttttgattCATTAAGtccttaatcttttatttggacacattaagcccctgatcatttatttttggtatcATCAAGCCCTTCATAACCAAATTAATAAGTTGTAaacatctaattctgttaaaaatatgttattaacttcatttgtatttgatattattaaaaaatatattttttacagtttgaattaaggtttttacgATTTTCCTATAACCgcattacacatccaaaactgctttcaaatagtgaaaaaatacaaatttcgaatgtAGGTACAATAAATAACAGTTTGTTAGccgaattagatgttcacaacttactaatttggtaatGAAGGGCTTAATgataccaaaaataaatgatcaggggcttaatgtgtccaaataaaagattaagggtttaataaaccaaaaaatgaaagatcaggggtccaatgatgctttttgccttttatCTATGTAAGAGCATTAGTTACAACTACCATTAGGTACACTCCTTGTACCATTTATCTTGAGGCATTTACTTGTAATAAAACACTATAATTCATTatctatatttaataattaattttatccaatataataaatttttttgaaacgaGATAGCTTCCATTAAACTAAAATAGAGTCATTATAAAGAATTGGTACCAAGTAAGAGGGTGtttatttcagcttttcggatgagcgttaAACGTTTCATTCCAAACCGTAGAAAATATGGTGTTTGGTtatgtttatataaccgcagcgtttagcattttctctagaACCTGCAGTTTTCTGGAGCGTTTCATAAACAactgtttgtaattatttgttattgacaaaattatcaatattatttccacaaaatatgtttattttttaacattatttatatttttacaacATAATTACTAGAAGAACAAAGTTTCATtacgttcaataatttttttattttttatatagattatttttattaatttgtgtaacacattttttattttataataggataaggtgaaaaaatacatctaacatttacagctaggagcaattatttgagaaataatttatcaaactgtcttcagTTCACATGCCtaccattttatcatcgttagtaacaaatcacaaacatagattagaagtaaaaaaaattaagaaaataaaagaagtaTATTGGCTTTTGTACgagttaaacaaaaaaaatcaaatattttaacgaatttataaatattaattttaaattttattattaaatcacaaaaaaaaatatgaaatctcttttttagaactactgaTATGTGCAATTGATGTAGAAtaggaaataaaatatctatgttttctaataatatctgaaatcaaccaaacttatcaatattaggggtaaaattgctcttagctggtagcgttataggtaaaattacataattttagacgttaagagtaaaattattcatagttgtaaacgttataggtcttttttcatattttcccttttataatttcatttttgattaatttagaacgtgtccattttagacattttaaatccgaacaggaacagttcaatataattttaccacaCTGGTAATTAaacaacaaataacaaacagctaacagcaacagttAACAGCatactgcaaacagctaacagcaaccgcaacagctattagcgaATAGCtaaaccaaacagaccctaacTTGGTAAAGAAAAATCACTGGAAAAAAACTAACATTGGAACGTGCATGTCGTGCCATAGCATGAGCTGCACCATTCGCTAGTATATGAACAAAAGTCACAGAAAAATCTGGACGTTCAATCATAATTTTCCGAATACGAATCACACCCCTACCTTAGAATGATCCAATAGAGAATGACTCAATCCTTTCTGTAATTAATTTTGCATCAGACTCgaattaaacattaaaatagcCTAACGCTTGTCTGATTGCCAACGCTTCAGCTAATGAAGCAGAAACTTGCCCCTAACCGTAACAGCTAAAGCAAGCCAAATGCTCCAAGTCGACCCGTCTCATTGAAGATAGAAGAATCCACATTACACTTCTCCCTACCCATAGACAGTGCCTGCTATCAAACAACATCAACACCAGCAGCAACCCTGCTTTGCTGTCTCGAACAGGATCGAGCTTCTCTCCATTCACGAACAACCTGCTCCGTCTTCTTGACAACGGTAATCGCATTTtccaataaaatattaattcaatatttattattatttgaaaaaacggctaattgaataaattgtttGAATTTACTAAAAATGATGttgattaatattattaatcgaataaaatttattgaatgcattattaattgaataaaaaagcaataaaaaccTAACATGTATAATTATTACttcttttgttcttttttatatCGTTTAAAGTTTTTCATGAACACCAATGCAACATTAATTAcacaattaaaataattaatttactctTAATACATCTTTCTAAATTTCAATTTCCTATgcaaaaattctctctcttcttaaTCTTTATGATTTAATTAGGATTATTTGTATTAATACTAAAATTTTCTCTTACTATAAATAAGGACAAAATtgagaaaatatttctaaaagtgCATTAGAAATACAAAATGACATATAAAAAAGAACAATTTAAAAAACCAAAGacgtcatataataaaaaaaaaacaaaaggagTATTAATTGAAACAATACATTACGGAAATAAAAGGCTTAACATGTATAATCGAAAGAATGAGATTAcatatgataaaataaatataacattTTGCGATGatcaattattattttgaaatgTTGTCACGTCTACGCCACAAAATCATATTTGAATCTCTTGTGGTTCGCTTTATCACTGATGCCTAAATCTTGTGCGAAATACTCCGAAAATCTTGAACATGTTCATGTTCAAGGTCTTCCCTAACGTCTAGAGCAAATACTTCTTCAGGATAGGTTCTCAAGTATGTGTGTCGCTCTTCTTCAACAATCATGTTGTGAAACATCACACATGCTCCCATAATATCGTGGGGCTTACTTTTATCCCAACTTTCGGTGAGTCCACGAATCATCTTGAGTTTCCATTATAAAAAACCATTCGTATAATAAAAGTTATGGCTTTCTAAATCCTTCTCTCTTTCCAAAATACTTTCTTAATTTCATTTAATCATATCATGTCTTAAATAATGATCCTAGTTTCTAGTCTCCTTGCAATAAAAGAACCACGTTGTGGCCATTATAAGTATAAGAGGCCTT of the Euphorbia lathyris chromosome 7, ddEupLath1.1, whole genome shotgun sequence genome contains:
- the LOC136235651 gene encoding uncharacterized protein: MPVSVIGLSSWFKTKILDPLYLILSRGTEPKQLAFSAALGITMGIFPICGVTVLLCGVAIALLGSFCHAPTVMLANLVATPIELSLIIPFLRFGEFITGGSHFPLTSDALKKVLTGHASDEVLLSIAHALMGWFVAAPVILAGLYVIFLPCFKVLVRKFSSTPGSPIKSPKSVKSPKSEVRLKVRDV